TATACGTTTTTGTACGGCAGGGGGTTGACACGGCGGAACTGGGCGTGGAAATATCCTGCTTCTTTGGGAACATCGGTGAGGGTGTAATCTATCTGGTAATAGAGGGTCATGGGTCTGTCGTCGATATTCTCGAACGTGATCCGGCAGGACTTGCGGAAAGGCATCTCCCAGTAACAGTTGAACGCGCTTCCGGGATTGACGCAGACAGGCAGCGAGTTGAGCTGGGCATACTTGCCCCAACCGCAGGCGAAGAAATCGCCGACAGGCGCTTCAACGGAAGGTTCTTTCTCACCGTCCCAGTAAATACGGATGATGGAACAGCGCCAGGTGCCTGCAGGGGTCATCCAGATGTGCTGAATGGCGCCGGTACCTTGAATATCAGCCAGGGTGAATATCTGCTTGCTTTCGATACGGATGGAAGGGGAAATCTTCCATCCCTGTCCGAGATCGCGGGCGGCGTTGGCGCCGGTACCCTGGGTCGCCATACCAGCCTTGCCTTTTTCGCCGGTAAAATTCTCCGGGCTGATGGAACGGGTCAGCGCATGGGAAAGCCGTGACAGATTTCCCATGCTCATGCCGAGACCGTTGAACGGGGAGTCCTGTGCAAACACAGCGGATACCGTAAACAAGCCAAACATGGCTGCTGAAAGCAGTACTGCGGTGCTCTTCATTCCATACCTCCTATAGGGTGAGTTATTTCCTTATCACTTCCTTTGCCGCGCGGAGAATATCCTCCACCTCCGCCATTCTTCCCATCCCGAGGCGGCCGTCCGCCAGCTTTCCCTCCTCCGGTCCGACGAAATGTACGCCCGCATTACGGAGGACGGCGATGTTGTTTTTGACAAACGGATTATCCCACATGCGGTTGTTCATCGCCGGAGCCATCAGCACCGGCACCGTGGTCATCATGGTGAGGATGGTGGTGCTGACCAGGTCGTCCGCAATGCCGCACACCGATTTCCCGATTATATTGGCGGTAGCCGGGGCCACTATCAGGATGTCGGCGCGGTCTGCGAGGGCGATGTGTTCCATATCCCACTT
This genomic interval from Candidatus Latescibacter sp. contains the following:
- a CDS encoding DUF2961 domain-containing protein gives rise to the protein MKSTAVLLSAAMFGLFTVSAVFAQDSPFNGLGMSMGNLSRLSHALTRSISPENFTGEKGKAGMATQGTGANAARDLGQGWKISPSIRIESKQIFTLADIQGTGAIQHIWMTPAGTWRCSIIRIYWDGEKEPSVEAPVGDFFACGWGKYAQLNSLPVCVNPGSAFNCYWEMPFRKSCRITFENIDDRPMTLYYQIDYTLTDVPKEAGYFHAQFRRVNPLPYKNVYTILDGVKGWGQYVGTYLAWGVHNNGWWGEGEIKFFLDGDTQFPTICGTGTEDYFCGSYNFDNGGKYQEFSTPYTGLVQVIRPDGLYSSQQRFSLYRWHIMDPVRFDKDLKVTIQALGWSSGGRYLPLQDDIASTAFWYQSEPHAAFPKLPEKDYLEIQ
- a CDS encoding flavoprotein; translation: MFRDRTVVLAVTGGIAAYKSAAIVRELKAANAEVLVIMTREATEFITPLTLETLSQNPAAVEMFDRENKWDMEHIALADRADILIVAPATANIIGKSVCGIADDLVSTTILTMMTTVPVLMAPAMNNRMWDNPFVKNNIAVLRNAGVHFVGPEEGKLADGRLGMGRMAEVEDILRAAKEVIRK